A DNA window from Labrys wisconsinensis contains the following coding sequences:
- a CDS encoding acyl-CoA dehydrogenase family protein, whose protein sequence is MQFALSQEHEMLVETVRRFVEEELYPHEDLVEATDEIPDDLARRIRAKAIELGLYAANMPGEVGGGGLDALGLALLERELGRANYALQMLVARPSNILQGCSDEQRERYLLPTVRGERHDCLAMTEPGAGSDVRSMKTRAVRQGDDYVINGQKHFISHADRADFIILFAVTGTEETRRGPRNQISGFLVDKGTPGLTVRRGPNAVSHRGYHNCELFFDDCKLPASQLLGREGRGFDLMNEWLGATRLTVAATSIGRARRVMEATLEWAGQRRQFGQTISQFQGVSFPLADLMVELEAAELLTLRAAWLLDQGRASDADFAMAKLAASEMLGKLTDRAVQTFGGMGLMDSLPIARWWKDARVERIWDGTSEIQRLIIARQLLRPHEAKTR, encoded by the coding sequence GTGCAGTTCGCCCTCTCGCAAGAGCATGAGATGCTCGTCGAAACCGTCCGCCGGTTCGTCGAGGAGGAGCTTTATCCGCACGAGGACCTGGTCGAGGCGACGGACGAGATCCCGGACGACCTCGCCCGCCGGATCCGGGCCAAGGCGATCGAGCTCGGGCTCTATGCCGCCAACATGCCCGGCGAGGTCGGCGGCGGCGGCCTGGACGCGCTCGGCCTCGCCCTGCTCGAGCGCGAGCTCGGCCGCGCCAACTATGCGCTGCAGATGCTGGTGGCGCGCCCCTCCAACATCCTGCAGGGCTGCAGCGACGAGCAGCGCGAGCGCTATCTCCTGCCGACGGTCCGCGGCGAGCGGCACGACTGCCTGGCCATGACCGAGCCGGGCGCCGGCTCGGACGTGCGCTCGATGAAGACGCGGGCGGTGCGCCAGGGCGACGACTATGTCATCAACGGCCAGAAGCATTTCATCAGCCATGCCGACCGGGCCGACTTCATCATCCTGTTCGCGGTGACCGGCACGGAGGAGACCAGGCGCGGGCCGCGAAACCAGATCTCCGGCTTCCTCGTCGACAAGGGCACGCCCGGCCTCACCGTGCGGCGCGGGCCCAACGCGGTGTCGCATCGCGGCTATCACAATTGCGAATTGTTCTTCGACGACTGCAAGCTGCCGGCGAGCCAGCTGCTCGGCCGGGAGGGCCGCGGCTTCGACCTGATGAACGAGTGGCTTGGCGCCACCCGCCTCACCGTCGCCGCAACCTCGATCGGCCGGGCGCGGCGGGTGATGGAGGCGACGCTGGAATGGGCCGGCCAGCGCCGCCAGTTCGGCCAGACCATCTCGCAGTTCCAGGGCGTGTCCTTCCCGCTGGCCGACCTGATGGTGGAGCTGGAGGCGGCCGAGCTCCTGACGCTGCGCGCCGCCTGGCTGCTCGACCAGGGCCGGGCGAGCGATGCCGACTTCGCCATGGCCAAGCTCGCCGCCTCCGAGATGCTGGGCAAGCTGACGGATCGCGCGGTCCAGACCTTCGGCGGCATGGGCCTGATGGACAGCCTGCCGATCGCGCGCTGGTGGAAGGATGCGCGGGTGGAACGCATCTGGGACGGCACCAGCGAGATCCAGCGGCTGATCATCGCCCGCCAGCTCCTGCGCCCGCATGAAGCCAAAACGCGCTGA
- a CDS encoding 5-guanidino-2-oxopentanoate decarboxylase yields MTDLPPLGSAIPALLAARGIDTVFGIPGVHTVELYRGLPGSGLRHVTPRHEQGAGFMADGFARATGRPAACFIVTGPGLLNIATAMGQAMADSVPMLVFATLNPRATLGRGEGRLHELRGQSAVGREVAVLALTVLTASQLVPALDEAFAVFASARPGPVLIELPIDLLSEPYALPSAAPASPARPGLPDPDAVAAAAARLNAARRPLVIVGGGAISGADAVRAMAERLGAPVLLTANAKGILPPGHPLLGGGCVLTPALHRLVGEADVVLALGTELGETDFWYEEGGLELQGDVIRVDIDPRQLARNARPALPVLADAGRFARALTPLLAPLASDGPARAQALRAALMDGADPRYTRHRPLLDALWRVLPEAIVAADSTSASYGGNFLAEPPAPRRWMSAATGFGTLGYALPAAIGAKAARPEAPVVCIIGDGGLQYTLPEFAAATESGLPVIVLLWNDRRYGEIENYMIRRQIAPLGVELHPTDFSLIARAFGCEHVAADSLAEVEAALRAAAVGPVSTVIEMDASRFAS; encoded by the coding sequence ATGACCGACCTCCCCCCTCTCGGCTCCGCCATCCCGGCGCTGCTGGCCGCGCGCGGCATCGACACCGTGTTCGGCATTCCCGGCGTGCACACGGTCGAGCTCTATCGCGGCCTGCCCGGCTCCGGCCTCCGGCACGTCACGCCGCGCCACGAGCAGGGCGCCGGCTTCATGGCGGACGGCTTCGCCCGGGCGACGGGCCGGCCGGCGGCCTGCTTCATCGTCACCGGCCCGGGCCTGCTCAACATCGCTACCGCCATGGGCCAGGCCATGGCCGATTCGGTGCCGATGCTGGTGTTCGCCACGCTCAATCCGCGGGCGACGCTCGGCCGCGGCGAGGGCCGGCTGCACGAGCTGCGCGGCCAGTCGGCGGTCGGCCGCGAGGTCGCCGTGCTGGCCCTCACCGTGCTGACCGCGAGCCAGCTGGTGCCGGCGCTCGACGAGGCCTTCGCCGTGTTCGCCTCGGCCCGGCCCGGCCCGGTGCTGATCGAGCTCCCGATCGATCTCCTGTCCGAGCCCTACGCGCTGCCGTCCGCGGCGCCGGCGAGCCCGGCGCGGCCGGGCCTGCCCGACCCCGATGCCGTCGCCGCCGCGGCGGCGCGGCTCAACGCGGCGCGGCGGCCGCTGGTCATCGTCGGCGGCGGCGCCATATCGGGCGCCGATGCCGTGCGCGCCATGGCCGAGCGGCTCGGCGCCCCGGTGCTGCTCACCGCCAATGCCAAGGGCATCCTGCCGCCCGGCCATCCCCTGCTCGGCGGCGGCTGCGTGCTGACGCCGGCCCTGCACCGCCTGGTCGGGGAGGCCGACGTGGTGCTGGCGCTCGGCACCGAGCTCGGCGAGACCGACTTCTGGTACGAGGAGGGCGGGCTGGAGCTCCAGGGCGACGTCATCCGCGTCGACATCGACCCGCGCCAGCTCGCCCGCAATGCCCGCCCGGCCCTGCCGGTGCTGGCCGATGCCGGCCGCTTCGCCCGGGCGCTGACGCCGCTGCTCGCGCCGCTGGCCAGCGACGGGCCGGCGCGCGCGCAGGCCCTGCGCGCGGCGCTGATGGACGGCGCGGACCCGCGCTACACCAGGCACCGGCCGCTGCTCGACGCGCTCTGGCGCGTGCTGCCGGAAGCGATCGTCGCCGCCGATTCGACCTCGGCGAGCTATGGCGGCAACTTCCTGGCCGAGCCGCCGGCACCGCGGCGCTGGATGAGCGCGGCCACCGGCTTCGGCACGCTCGGCTATGCCCTGCCGGCCGCGATCGGCGCCAAGGCCGCACGGCCGGAGGCGCCTGTCGTGTGCATCATCGGCGACGGCGGCCTGCAATACACGCTGCCCGAATTCGCCGCCGCCACCGAGTCCGGCCTGCCGGTGATCGTGCTGCTCTGGAACGACCGGCGCTACGGCGAGATCGAGAACTACATGATCCGGCGCCAGATCGCGCCGCTGGGCGTCGAGCTGCATCCGACCGACTTCTCGCTGATCGCCCGCGCCTTCGGCTGCGAGCATGTCGCCGCCGACTCGCTCGCCGAGGTGGAGGCCGCCCTGCGCGCCGCCGCGGTGGGGCCGGTCTCGACGGTCATCGAGATGGATGCGTCGCGTTTTGCATCATGA
- a CDS encoding pyridoxal phosphate-dependent aminotransferase, with protein sequence MRFASVTSRLAGLGADKWALHHEARRRAGAGQSIIELTIGEPDTPPPQAVIDAAIDGLHRRRTKYSGGRGDAGVIEALARKYARRSGRPIGPGNIAYLPGTQTALYAVMRTLAEAGDEVLVGDPLYATYEGVIRASGATPVFVPLDPAHGFHMRAADLEAGITPRSRVLLLNTPHNPTGATLSYEEIGEIAAVCARHDLWIVSDEVYETMAYAGSFASPFDHPLGAERTAVVSSISKSHMLPGLRAGWCAGPVELIDRLLPLSEMMLFGAQPFIMDAAAVAVEGDFAECHAMVETFRRRAKVLPDRLGNTPGLACPMPEGGMFAMVDVSGTGLTGEAFAWRLLEEERVAVMPGSSFGEQAGGHVRVSLSADEAVLHEAAERMVRLAIRLTHGRAA encoded by the coding sequence TTGCGCTTCGCATCCGTCACCAGCCGCCTGGCCGGGCTCGGCGCCGACAAATGGGCACTGCACCACGAGGCGCGCCGCCGCGCCGGCGCCGGCCAGAGCATCATCGAGCTGACCATCGGCGAGCCCGACACGCCGCCGCCGCAGGCGGTGATCGACGCCGCCATCGACGGGCTCCATCGGCGCCGCACCAAGTATAGCGGCGGGCGCGGCGATGCCGGCGTGATCGAGGCGCTGGCCCGCAAATATGCCCGGCGCAGCGGCCGGCCGATCGGCCCCGGCAACATCGCCTATCTCCCCGGCACCCAGACGGCGCTCTACGCCGTCATGCGCACCCTGGCCGAGGCGGGCGACGAGGTGCTGGTCGGCGATCCCCTCTACGCAACCTACGAAGGCGTCATCCGCGCCAGCGGCGCGACGCCGGTGTTCGTGCCGCTCGATCCGGCCCACGGCTTCCACATGCGCGCCGCCGACCTCGAGGCCGGGATCACGCCGCGCTCGCGCGTGCTGCTGCTCAACACGCCGCACAATCCGACCGGCGCCACCCTGAGCTACGAGGAGATCGGCGAAATCGCCGCGGTCTGCGCCCGGCACGACCTGTGGATCGTCTCCGACGAGGTCTACGAGACCATGGCCTATGCCGGCAGCTTCGCCTCGCCCTTCGACCATCCGCTCGGGGCCGAGCGCACGGCGGTGGTGTCCTCCATCTCCAAGTCGCACATGCTGCCGGGCCTTCGGGCCGGCTGGTGCGCGGGGCCGGTGGAGCTGATCGACCGCCTGCTGCCGCTCTCGGAGATGATGCTGTTCGGCGCCCAGCCCTTCATCATGGACGCGGCGGCCGTGGCGGTGGAGGGCGACTTCGCCGAGTGCCACGCCATGGTCGAGACCTTCCGCCGGCGGGCGAAGGTGCTGCCCGACCGGCTGGGCAACACGCCGGGCCTCGCCTGCCCGATGCCCGAAGGCGGCATGTTCGCCATGGTCGACGTCAGCGGCACGGGCTTGACGGGCGAGGCCTTCGCCTGGCGCCTGCTCGAGGAGGAACGCGTGGCCGTCATGCCGGGCTCGTCCTTCGGCGAGCAGGCGGGCGGACACGTGCGCGTCAGCCTCTCCGCCGACGAGGCGGTGCTGCACGAGGCGGCCGAGCGCATGGTGCGCCTGGCGATCCGGCTGACCCATGGGCGGGCCGCCTGA
- a CDS encoding HugZ family pyridoxamine 5'-phosphate oxidase, producing the protein MDQPDTVRQPGQEPLATQPADFDPVPEARMLLRTVRAGALATLAAGSGHPFASLVSVATAVDGTPLLLLSGLSAHTSNIAADARVSLLLAEGGKGDPLAHARLTVIGRAARSEDAGDRARFLARHPKSALYADFPDFAVFRIAVEGGHLNGGFARAARLSREELVLDLAGAQALAAGEAGAVAHMNEDHADAVRLYATALLGRPDGPWRLTGLDPEGCDLALGDQTARLLFPRPVAGPGELRAVLVELAKAARAKTA; encoded by the coding sequence ATGGACCAGCCCGACACCGTCCGCCAGCCCGGCCAGGAGCCCTTGGCGACTCAGCCGGCCGACTTCGATCCGGTCCCCGAGGCGCGCATGCTGCTGCGCACGGTGCGGGCCGGCGCGCTGGCGACGCTCGCGGCCGGCAGCGGCCATCCCTTCGCCAGCCTGGTCAGCGTCGCCACCGCCGTGGACGGCACCCCGCTCCTGCTGCTCTCCGGCCTGTCGGCCCATACCAGCAACATCGCGGCGGACGCGCGCGTCTCGCTGCTCCTGGCCGAAGGCGGCAAGGGCGATCCGCTGGCCCATGCCCGGCTGACCGTCATCGGCCGCGCCGCCCGGAGCGAGGACGCCGGCGATCGCGCCCGGTTCCTCGCCCGTCATCCCAAATCGGCGCTCTATGCCGATTTCCCCGATTTCGCGGTGTTCCGCATCGCGGTCGAGGGCGGGCACCTCAATGGCGGCTTCGCCCGGGCGGCGCGCCTGTCGCGCGAGGAGCTGGTCCTCGACCTCGCCGGGGCGCAGGCCCTGGCCGCGGGCGAGGCGGGGGCGGTCGCGCACATGAACGAGGACCATGCCGATGCCGTGCGGCTCTACGCCACCGCGCTGCTCGGCCGGCCGGACGGGCCCTGGCGCCTCACCGGCCTCGATCCGGAGGGCTGCGACCTCGCGCTGGGCGACCAGACGGCGCGGCTCCTCTTCCCCCGGCCCGTCGCCGGTCCCGGCGAGCTGCGCGCCGTGCTGGTGGAGCTGGCCAAGGCGGCGCGGGCGAAGACGGCCTGA
- a CDS encoding response regulator transcription factor: MPTIALVDDDRNILTSVSIALEAEGYRIQTYNDGVAALEGLKTSPPDLAIFDIKMPRMDGMELLRRLRQKSELPVIFLTSKDEEIDELFGLKMGADDFIRKPFSQRLLVERVKAVLRRAQPKDAAAAKGSDAKILDRGLLRMDPERHTCTWKGEQVVLTVTEFLILHALAQRPGVVKSRNALMDAAYDDQVYVDDRTIDSHIKRLRKKFKQADDEFEMIETLYGVGYRFKEA, from the coding sequence ATGCCGACCATCGCCCTCGTCGACGACGACCGCAACATCCTCACTTCCGTTTCGATCGCTCTCGAAGCGGAAGGCTACCGGATCCAGACCTACAATGACGGTGTCGCCGCCCTGGAAGGGCTGAAGACCAGCCCGCCGGACCTTGCCATCTTCGACATCAAGATGCCGCGCATGGACGGCATGGAGCTCCTGCGCCGTCTCCGGCAGAAGTCGGAGCTGCCCGTCATCTTCCTCACCTCCAAGGACGAGGAGATCGACGAGCTCTTCGGCCTGAAGATGGGCGCGGACGACTTCATCCGCAAACCCTTCTCCCAGCGCCTGCTGGTCGAGCGCGTCAAGGCGGTGCTGCGCCGGGCCCAGCCCAAGGACGCGGCCGCGGCCAAGGGCTCGGACGCCAAGATCCTCGACCGCGGCCTCTTGCGCATGGACCCGGAGCGCCACACCTGCACCTGGAAGGGCGAGCAGGTGGTGCTCACCGTCACCGAGTTCCTGATCCTGCACGCGCTGGCGCAGCGCCCGGGCGTGGTGAAGAGCCGCAACGCCCTGATGGATGCGGCCTATGACGACCAGGTCTATGTCGACGACCGCACCATCGACAGCCACATCAAGCGCCTGCGCAAGAAGTTCAAGCAGGCGGACGACGAATTCGAGATGATCGAAACGCTCTATGGCGTTGGATACCGTTTCAAGGAGGCATGA
- a CDS encoding sensor histidine kinase gives MTAEVDQAPPSENEATPSLRQQLWSAARATGIQPFSSLTRRIVILNLAGLVALVGGILYLNQFREGLIDARVQALLTQGEIMASAVAASATVETGAIRIDPEKLLEQQAAQDDSAPSDDSMQALEFPINPEKVAPLLRRLISPTKLRARVYDRDGNMVIDSRALFLYSDIVRSDLPPREAEPDIFQKIWSWLRQTFFHGSQPVYKELGTRNGKGYPEVASALTGSPSTLVLVNEKGESIVSVAVPIQRFKAVLGVLLLSTRPGDVDKIVTAERLGILRVFAVAAGVTMMLSFLLAGTIAGPVRRLAEAAERVRHGVKAREAIPDFTSRSDEIGHLSGALRDMTSALFTRIEAIESFAADVAHELKNPLTSLRSAVETLPLAKTPASHQRLIDVIQHDVRRLDRLISDISDASRLDAELQRGQAEPVDAAKLVRAVIAIANGVDRGDGVTVKLTVPAGTPDAALLVNGYDSRLGQVVNNLIDNARSFSPKGGIVRVILKRYRSFVEIHVVDDGPGIPEHALTRIFERFYTDRPDDQGFGQNSGLGLSISKQIVEAHGGKLWAENRMDSEKRVLGARFVVRLPAAAP, from the coding sequence ATGACCGCAGAGGTCGACCAGGCCCCGCCGTCCGAGAACGAAGCGACCCCGTCGCTCCGTCAGCAGCTGTGGTCTGCCGCGCGCGCCACCGGCATCCAGCCCTTCTCCAGCCTGACGCGGCGCATCGTCATCCTCAACCTCGCCGGCCTGGTCGCCCTGGTCGGCGGCATCCTCTACCTCAACCAGTTCCGCGAGGGCCTGATCGACGCCCGGGTCCAGGCGCTGCTGACCCAGGGCGAGATCATGGCGAGCGCGGTCGCCGCCTCGGCGACGGTGGAGACCGGTGCGATCCGCATCGATCCGGAGAAGCTGCTGGAGCAGCAGGCGGCGCAGGACGACAGCGCCCCGTCCGACGATTCGATGCAGGCGCTCGAGTTCCCGATCAATCCGGAGAAGGTCGCGCCGCTGCTCCGGCGCCTGATCTCGCCGACCAAGCTGCGCGCCCGGGTCTATGACCGCGACGGCAACATGGTGATCGATTCGCGGGCGCTGTTCCTCTACAGCGACATCGTCCGCTCCGACCTGCCGCCGCGCGAGGCCGAGCCCGACATCTTCCAGAAGATCTGGTCCTGGCTGCGCCAGACCTTCTTCCACGGCAGCCAGCCGGTCTACAAGGAGCTCGGCACGCGCAACGGCAAGGGCTATCCCGAGGTCGCCAGCGCCCTGACCGGCTCGCCCTCGACGCTGGTGCTGGTCAACGAGAAGGGCGAATCCATCGTCTCGGTGGCGGTGCCGATCCAGCGCTTCAAGGCCGTGCTCGGCGTGCTGCTGCTCTCCACCCGGCCCGGCGACGTCGACAAGATCGTCACGGCCGAGCGCCTCGGCATCCTGCGCGTCTTCGCCGTCGCCGCGGGCGTTACCATGATGCTGTCCTTCCTGCTCGCCGGCACCATCGCCGGGCCGGTGCGGCGCCTGGCCGAGGCCGCCGAGCGGGTGCGCCACGGCGTCAAGGCGCGCGAGGCGATCCCGGACTTCACCAGCCGGTCCGACGAGATCGGTCACCTCTCCGGCGCCCTGCGCGACATGACCAGCGCGCTGTTCACCCGCATCGAGGCGATCGAGAGCTTCGCCGCCGACGTGGCGCACGAGCTGAAGAACCCGCTGACCTCGCTGCGCTCGGCGGTCGAGACCCTGCCGCTGGCCAAGACGCCGGCCTCGCACCAGCGCCTGATCGACGTGATTCAGCACGACGTGCGCCGCCTCGACCGGCTGATCAGCGACATCTCCGACGCCTCGCGCCTCGATGCCGAGCTGCAGCGCGGGCAGGCCGAGCCGGTGGACGCGGCCAAGCTGGTGCGCGCCGTCATCGCCATCGCCAACGGCGTCGACCGCGGCGACGGCGTCACGGTGAAGCTGACGGTTCCGGCCGGCACCCCGGATGCCGCGCTGCTCGTCAACGGCTACGACTCGCGCCTGGGCCAGGTCGTCAACAACCTCATCGACAATGCCCGCTCCTTCTCGCCCAAGGGCGGCATCGTGCGCGTCATCCTCAAGCGCTACCGCAGCTTCGTCGAGATCCACGTGGTGGACGACGGGCCCGGCATTCCCGAGCATGCCCTCACCCGCATCTTCGAGCGCTTCTACACCGACAGGCCGGACGACCAGGGCTTCGGCCAGAATTCCGGCCTCGGCCTGTCGATCTCCAAGCAGATCGTCGAGGCGCACGGCGGCAAGCTCTGGGCCGAGAACCGGATGGACAGCGAAAAGCGCGTCCTGGGCGCCCGCTTCGTCGTGCGCCTGCCCGCCGCCGCGCCGTGA
- a CDS encoding HPr kinase/phosphorylase: protein MSGPSIHATCLLVGAKGVLIRGAPGAGKSRLALALIDDAARRGRFARLVGDDRVVLEAAGGRLVARAPAGIAGLIERRGLGIERVAFEPAAVLALVADIVADDALERLPEEASRRTVLAGIALARLAVPGDPARAVPLVEAALAALPER from the coding sequence GTGAGCGGCCCCAGCATCCATGCCACCTGCCTCCTCGTCGGCGCCAAGGGCGTGCTGATTCGCGGCGCGCCGGGCGCCGGCAAGAGCCGCCTCGCCCTGGCCCTGATCGACGACGCCGCACGGCGCGGGCGCTTCGCCCGGCTGGTCGGCGACGATCGCGTCGTGCTGGAGGCAGCCGGCGGCCGGCTCGTCGCCCGTGCTCCCGCCGGCATTGCCGGCCTGATCGAGCGCCGGGGCCTCGGGATCGAGCGGGTGGCGTTCGAGCCGGCCGCCGTGCTGGCGCTGGTGGCCGACATCGTCGCGGACGACGCCCTCGAACGGCTGCCCGAGGAGGCCTCGCGGCGCACGGTCCTCGCCGGCATCGCCCTGGCGCGCCTCGCCGTGCCCGGCGACCCCGCCCGGGCGGTGCCCCTGGTCGAGGCGGCGCTGGCGGCCTTGCCGGAGCGCTGA
- a CDS encoding PTS sugar transporter subunit IIA, with translation MIGIVLVTHGRLATEFRAALEHVVGPQQQIEAINIGPEDDVEQRRRDIIRAVGEVDSGQGVVLLTDMFGGTPSNLAISVMSGPSIEVVAGVNLPMLVKLARVRGEKSLADTVAVAQEAGRKYINIASRVLSGQ, from the coding sequence ATGATCGGCATCGTGCTCGTGACCCACGGTCGCCTCGCGACCGAATTCCGCGCCGCGCTCGAGCACGTCGTCGGCCCGCAGCAGCAGATCGAGGCCATCAATATCGGCCCGGAGGATGACGTCGAGCAGCGTCGGCGCGACATCATCCGCGCCGTCGGCGAGGTCGACAGCGGCCAGGGCGTCGTCCTGCTCACCGACATGTTCGGCGGCACGCCCTCCAACCTCGCCATCTCCGTGATGAGCGGCCCCTCGATCGAGGTGGTCGCCGGCGTCAACCTGCCCATGCTGGTGAAGCTCGCCAGGGTCCGCGGCGAGAAGTCGCTGGCGGACACGGTTGCCGTCGCGCAGGAGGCGGGCCGTAAATATATCAACATCGCCAGTCGCGTTTTGTCAGGTCAATGA
- a CDS encoding HPr family phosphocarrier protein has product MPAADGSIVRVLPIVNNKGLHARASAKFVQTSERFNAEVKVSRCGETVGGLSIMGLMMLAAARGTTITVEVRGQEAAACMAAIEALVADKFGEEA; this is encoded by the coding sequence ATGCCCGCCGCGGATGGTTCGATCGTCCGGGTCCTGCCGATCGTCAACAACAAGGGCCTGCACGCCCGGGCTTCGGCCAAGTTCGTGCAGACCAGCGAGCGCTTCAACGCCGAGGTCAAGGTCTCGCGCTGCGGCGAGACGGTGGGCGGCCTCTCCATCATGGGCCTGATGATGCTCGCCGCCGCGCGCGGCACCACCATCACCGTGGAAGTGCGCGGCCAAGAGGCCGCCGCCTGCATGGCGGCCATCGAAGCGCTGGTCGCCGACAAGTTCGGCGAAGAGGCCTGA